Proteins encoded by one window of Chondromyces crocatus:
- a CDS encoding NAD(P)/FAD-dependent oxidoreductase, which translates to MQLPSSTKILVVGGGPAGSTAATLLAREGFEVTLVEKAIFPRYHIGESLLISVQPIIDLLGAREAVEAHGFQRKKGVLWEWGGERWLFDWKKLRYDYTFHVKREEFDEILLRNAQKNGVKVFEGIDISRLEFDGERPVAAKWSKSSTGESGTIQFEFLLDASGRAGLMATQYLRSRMFMKAFQNVATWGYWKGATIPEVEVEGPITVGSIPYGWIWGIPLRDQTMSVGLVIHQELFKEKRATQSVEEIYHEGLKASPLFQDVVLKGATLEPQIRTETDYSYISRTLAGPGFFLVGDSGAFIDPLLSSGVHLAMHSALLAAASVKSIIAGEVDMASATEFYQRCYQGHFLRWALIVASFYEVNARKETYFWTAQQLAHEELGVFNMSQADMKDVFATMVSGVVDLGDAQNAGRLQKGAERVHQYLDDDGREEDVTALLQKSKQRIFEYLDRVKNRDSRAAMQRYKAGGTETFSMGLDADGAVGGLYVTTEPRLGLLRKVVEERAEAATEAPAPAAPPPAVAEV; encoded by the coding sequence ATGCAATTGCCGAGTTCAACGAAGATCCTTGTCGTAGGTGGCGGCCCTGCCGGTTCGACGGCGGCAACCCTCCTGGCCCGTGAAGGCTTCGAGGTCACGCTCGTCGAGAAGGCCATTTTCCCTCGCTATCACATCGGCGAATCGCTGCTCATCTCCGTACAGCCGATCATCGACCTGCTCGGCGCACGCGAGGCCGTTGAAGCCCACGGTTTCCAGCGAAAAAAGGGCGTGCTCTGGGAGTGGGGAGGGGAGCGCTGGCTCTTCGACTGGAAGAAGCTCCGCTACGATTACACCTTCCACGTCAAGCGCGAGGAATTCGACGAGATTCTGCTCAGGAATGCGCAGAAGAACGGCGTCAAGGTATTCGAAGGGATCGACATCAGCCGCCTCGAATTCGACGGCGAACGCCCGGTCGCTGCGAAATGGTCGAAGTCGAGCACCGGTGAATCCGGCACGATTCAGTTCGAGTTCCTGCTCGACGCATCGGGCCGCGCCGGCTTGATGGCGACGCAATACCTCCGGTCGCGCATGTTCATGAAGGCATTCCAGAACGTCGCCACGTGGGGCTACTGGAAGGGGGCCACCATCCCCGAGGTCGAGGTCGAGGGACCGATCACCGTCGGCTCGATCCCCTACGGCTGGATCTGGGGCATCCCCCTGCGGGACCAGACGATGAGCGTCGGCCTCGTCATCCACCAGGAGCTGTTCAAGGAGAAGCGCGCGACCCAGTCCGTCGAGGAGATCTACCACGAGGGCCTCAAGGCCTCGCCGCTCTTCCAGGACGTCGTCCTCAAGGGCGCCACCCTCGAACCCCAGATCCGCACCGAGACGGATTACTCGTACATCTCGCGGACCTTGGCGGGACCCGGCTTCTTCCTCGTCGGCGACTCCGGCGCGTTCATCGATCCGCTCCTCAGCAGCGGCGTCCACCTGGCGATGCACAGCGCCCTCCTCGCCGCCGCGAGCGTGAAGAGCATCATCGCCGGCGAGGTCGACATGGCCAGCGCGACCGAGTTCTACCAGCGCTGCTATCAAGGCCACTTCCTCCGCTGGGCCCTGATCGTCGCCTCCTTCTACGAGGTGAACGCTCGCAAGGAGACCTACTTCTGGACGGCCCAGCAGCTCGCGCACGAGGAACTCGGCGTCTTCAACATGTCGCAAGCGGACATGAAGGATGTGTTCGCGACCATGGTCTCGGGCGTGGTCGATCTCGGTGACGCCCAGAACGCCGGACGCTTGCAGAAGGGCGCGGAGCGCGTCCACCAGTACCTCGACGACGACGGCCGCGAGGAGGACGTGACGGCGCTGCTGCAGAAGAGCAAGCAACGCATCTTCGAGTACCTGGATCGCGTCAAGAACCGCGACTCGCGGGCAGCGATGCAGCGCTACAAGGCCGGAGGCACCGAGACCTTCTCCATGGGCCTCGACGCCGACGGCGCCGTGGGTGGGCTCTACGTGACCACCGAACCGCGGCTCGGCCTCTTGCGAAAGGTGGTCGAGGAACGCGCAGAGGCGGCGACCGAAGCGCCAGCCCCGGCGGCGCCGCCTCCTGCGGTGGCCGAGGTCTGA